The following proteins come from a genomic window of Pyxidicoccus sp. MSG2:
- a CDS encoding alpha-2-macroglobulin, with protein sequence MSSNESEPTPPRPRFLTRVFGELRWTPPSWAASLGRASAGTARRGIDKVRQHPKRFALSLLALVLLVVGADAGYRWYQNRPKPVSYALSATNPPLTKLEEQTQPMPVYLHFTGSVARLEAIGKPVTAGITMTPVVKGEWRWASDQMLTFTPAEDWAVGQEYKVSLDRTLFPDHVLLDAYETTFKSAPFSASISNLEFYEDPRNPKEKRVVATLTFSHAVDPATLVRNLSLRLGEEKRGLLGASSDSFPFNVTYDKLKGQAYLQSDLISIPQNDTPMTLMVAPGIRAARGGDGTADRQERRVTIPGMFTYFHVGGSEVSLVRNDRYEPEQVLVLNLTTGVTEAELRKNLQVWVLPKDRPAKDGQPVVPNAAWSDYGVATIGEELLPASAKLKLDAVPTDSEFATLHSFRVQADVGRSLYVRLNKGTQSAGGYVLAERYDTILQVPAYPEEVSILHEGALLSLAGEKKVTVMSRDVKALRFALGRVLPDQLNHLITQTEGRFAHPEFNSYNFNEENISESFNEVRPLEGAGRGKAQYAAFDLAPYLTPENASSSRRGLFFFKVQSWDPVHKQTTGKEDARLLLVTDLGLVVKDNADGSHDVFVQSLGAGQPAEGVTVSVLGKNGLPVVSATTDVDGHAAFPKLTDFVRERAPIVYLASKGDDFAFIPVNRYDRQLNFSRFDVGGVESGSTPDRLSAFLFSDRGLYRPGDTFHVALVVKASDWSRPPTGVPLEAAVIDPRGLEVHKKKLTLSAVGLEGLQYTTEETSPTGNYQVNLYVVKDGKRGSLLGSTTVRVEEFLPDRMRITTRFSAERTEGWVPPKDLKGQVTLKNLFGIPAADRRVSAEVSLSPAYPSFRKYPGYLFHDPLRAQRTFTERLEDTTTDENGEVELELGLEKFEKATWRVSFLAEGYEAEGGRGVSSEASLLVSPLPYLVGFKPDGGLYYLSQGSARSVDFIAVDPTLKKLAVQGLKAELIEQRWVSVLTQQSNGTYRYQSVRRDITVRTRDLPIAEAGFKYALSTDQPGDFVVVVKDAEGTELSRVEYSVAGQANLTRALEKNAELEVKLAKQDYSPGDDIELSVKAPYTGAGLITIERDRVYAWKWFKADATSTVQTIRLPPGLEGNGYVNVTFVRAMDSQEIFMSPLSYGVVPFSVNRDSRALQVTLTSADKARPGEPYRIRYRGNRAGKVVVFAVDEGILQVAGYQTPDPLAHFFKKRALEVRTGQILDLLLPEFSVSRAVSAMGGDDEGAAAIGKNLNPFKRKRDKPVAYWSGVVDIDETERDLVYNVPDSFNGELRVMAVAVGTESVGSASKRAIIRGPFVITPSVPTFVAPGDEFNVGVAVANSVEGSGKGAKVTLELKTSEHLEVLDEAKRPLDIDEGREASTTFRVRAKSVLGSGTLAFTASMGKERVKQSVDLSVRPAVPYLTSVAGGHLKDGKADVAVSRKMHGAYRTLEVSASPLPLGLARGLSTYLEKYPYGCTEQLVSRAFPAVVLKGRRELMGQGPQVAEASFAAALQTLRSRQNEEGAFGLWAANSYAPTLPSIYALHFLTEAKERGFAVPPEVMNRGLTWLTVLVGRTPSDLTQARNIAYAQYVLTRNGKVSRPVVVSLREWLDTNAAEAWPTDLTAAYLAATHKLLKQDKEAEAALKKVRVGTPQESDYASLYDGLVYDSQVLYLLSRHFPERLKAVTGDMLVGMTNPITEERFNTLSSAYAILGLEAYAQALGAQGMPSRSGAAILEKVADSLRPLTMPDGLFPQVAFSEQATGVRVQGPTDAPLFFQVTQAGYDLEVPTQPIVQRLEVQRELQGLDGKVVTEVPLGGEVEVHLKLRAVGDNVSHVAITDLLPGGFEVVMEKPAAPSEEESESEESSESSEDSSDEGEGEESYYQEPEPVAGGWVPPVGSDRSSFSPEYVDVREDRVVLYGTVGSNVSEYIYRIKATNTGAFVMPPAFAEGMYDRGVRARSVGTKVTVSKP encoded by the coding sequence ATGTCCTCAAACGAATCGGAACCCACTCCGCCCCGACCGCGGTTCCTCACGCGCGTATTCGGAGAGCTTCGCTGGACCCCGCCCTCCTGGGCCGCCTCGCTGGGCCGTGCCTCTGCCGGCACCGCGCGCCGTGGCATCGACAAGGTCCGTCAGCATCCCAAGCGCTTCGCGCTCTCGCTCCTCGCCCTGGTGCTGCTCGTCGTGGGCGCGGATGCCGGCTACCGCTGGTACCAGAACCGCCCCAAGCCGGTGAGCTACGCGCTCTCCGCCACCAACCCTCCGTTGACGAAGCTGGAGGAGCAGACCCAGCCGATGCCGGTGTATCTGCACTTCACCGGCTCGGTGGCGCGCCTGGAGGCCATCGGCAAGCCCGTCACGGCCGGCATCACGATGACGCCCGTGGTGAAGGGGGAATGGCGCTGGGCCAGTGACCAGATGCTCACCTTCACCCCGGCGGAGGACTGGGCGGTAGGGCAGGAGTACAAGGTCTCGCTGGACCGCACGCTGTTCCCGGACCACGTCCTGCTGGACGCGTACGAGACGACCTTCAAGTCCGCGCCCTTCTCCGCGTCCATCTCCAACCTCGAGTTCTACGAGGACCCGCGCAATCCGAAGGAGAAGCGCGTGGTGGCGACGCTGACGTTCTCCCACGCGGTAGACCCGGCGACGCTGGTGCGCAACCTGTCGCTGCGGCTGGGCGAGGAGAAGCGCGGGCTGCTCGGCGCGAGCTCCGACAGCTTCCCGTTCAACGTCACCTACGACAAGCTCAAGGGACAGGCGTACCTCCAGTCGGACCTCATCTCCATCCCGCAGAACGACACGCCGATGACGCTGATGGTGGCGCCCGGCATCCGCGCGGCGCGGGGCGGTGACGGCACGGCGGACCGGCAGGAGCGCCGCGTCACCATCCCCGGCATGTTCACGTACTTCCACGTGGGCGGCTCCGAGGTGTCGCTCGTGCGCAATGACCGCTACGAGCCGGAGCAGGTACTGGTGCTCAACCTCACCACCGGCGTCACCGAGGCGGAGCTGCGCAAGAATCTCCAGGTCTGGGTGCTCCCCAAGGACCGGCCCGCGAAGGACGGCCAGCCCGTGGTGCCCAACGCCGCGTGGAGTGACTACGGCGTGGCGACCATCGGCGAGGAGCTGCTGCCGGCCTCCGCGAAGCTGAAGCTGGACGCGGTGCCCACGGATTCGGAGTTCGCCACGCTGCACAGCTTCCGCGTCCAGGCGGACGTGGGGCGCTCGCTCTACGTGCGGCTCAACAAGGGCACGCAGTCCGCGGGCGGCTACGTGCTGGCCGAGCGCTACGACACCATCCTTCAGGTGCCGGCCTATCCCGAGGAGGTGAGCATCCTCCACGAGGGCGCGCTGCTCAGCCTCGCGGGCGAGAAGAAGGTGACGGTGATGTCGCGCGACGTGAAGGCGCTGCGCTTCGCGCTCGGCCGCGTGCTGCCGGACCAGCTCAACCACCTGATTACGCAGACGGAAGGGCGCTTCGCCCACCCCGAGTTCAACTCCTACAACTTCAACGAGGAGAACATCTCCGAGTCCTTCAACGAGGTGCGCCCGCTGGAGGGCGCCGGCCGTGGCAAGGCGCAGTACGCCGCGTTCGACCTCGCGCCCTACCTCACGCCGGAGAACGCCTCGTCCTCGCGGCGCGGCCTGTTCTTCTTCAAGGTCCAGAGCTGGGACCCGGTGCACAAGCAGACCACCGGCAAGGAGGACGCGCGGCTCCTGCTGGTGACGGACCTGGGGCTGGTGGTGAAGGACAACGCGGACGGCTCGCATGACGTCTTCGTGCAGAGCCTCGGCGCCGGCCAGCCCGCGGAGGGCGTGACGGTGAGCGTGCTGGGCAAGAACGGCCTGCCGGTGGTGAGCGCCACCACGGACGTGGACGGCCATGCCGCCTTCCCGAAGCTGACGGACTTCGTGCGCGAGCGCGCGCCCATCGTGTACCTGGCGAGCAAGGGCGACGACTTCGCCTTCATCCCCGTCAACCGGTATGACCGGCAGCTCAACTTCAGCCGCTTCGACGTGGGCGGCGTGGAGAGCGGCTCCACGCCGGACCGGCTCTCCGCCTTCCTCTTCTCCGACCGTGGCCTCTACCGCCCCGGGGACACCTTTCACGTGGCCCTGGTGGTGAAGGCGTCCGACTGGAGCCGCCCGCCCACCGGCGTCCCGCTGGAGGCGGCCGTCATCGACCCGCGCGGCCTGGAGGTGCACAAGAAGAAGCTCACCCTCTCCGCCGTGGGCCTGGAGGGGCTCCAGTACACGACGGAGGAGACGTCCCCCACGGGCAACTACCAGGTGAATCTCTACGTGGTGAAGGACGGCAAGCGGGGCAGCCTGCTCGGCTCCACCACCGTACGCGTGGAGGAGTTCCTCCCCGACCGCATGCGCATCACCACGCGCTTCAGCGCCGAGCGCACCGAGGGCTGGGTGCCCCCGAAGGACCTCAAGGGCCAGGTGACGCTGAAGAACCTCTTCGGCATCCCCGCCGCCGACCGGCGCGTGTCCGCCGAGGTGTCCCTCTCCCCGGCGTACCCCAGCTTCCGCAAGTACCCCGGCTATCTCTTCCATGACCCGCTGCGCGCCCAGCGCACCTTCACCGAGCGCCTGGAGGACACCACCACCGACGAGAATGGCGAGGTGGAGCTGGAGCTGGGCCTGGAGAAGTTCGAGAAGGCCACCTGGCGCGTGTCTTTCCTCGCGGAGGGCTACGAGGCGGAGGGCGGGCGCGGCGTGTCGTCCGAGGCGTCGCTGTTGGTGTCGCCGCTGCCGTACCTCGTGGGCTTCAAGCCGGACGGCGGGCTGTACTACCTGAGCCAGGGCTCCGCGCGCTCGGTGGACTTCATCGCCGTGGACCCCACGCTGAAGAAGCTGGCGGTGCAGGGCCTGAAGGCGGAGCTCATCGAGCAGCGCTGGGTGTCCGTCCTCACGCAGCAGTCCAACGGCACGTACCGCTACCAGTCCGTGCGCCGCGACATCACGGTGCGCACGCGTGATCTGCCCATCGCCGAGGCGGGCTTCAAGTACGCGCTGTCCACCGACCAGCCCGGTGACTTCGTGGTGGTGGTGAAGGACGCGGAGGGCACCGAGCTCAGCCGCGTGGAGTACTCCGTGGCGGGCCAGGCCAACCTCACGCGCGCGCTGGAGAAGAACGCGGAGCTGGAGGTGAAGCTCGCGAAGCAGGACTACTCGCCGGGCGACGACATCGAGCTGAGCGTCAAGGCGCCCTACACCGGCGCGGGCCTCATCACGATTGAGAGAGACCGCGTCTACGCGTGGAAATGGTTCAAGGCGGATGCCACCAGCACGGTGCAGACCATCCGCCTGCCGCCGGGCCTGGAGGGCAACGGCTACGTCAACGTGACGTTCGTCCGCGCCATGGACTCGCAGGAAATCTTCATGAGCCCGCTGAGCTACGGCGTGGTTCCGTTCTCCGTGAACCGCGACAGCCGCGCGCTGCAGGTGACGCTCACCAGCGCGGACAAGGCCCGCCCCGGCGAGCCGTACCGCATCCGCTACCGCGGCAACCGCGCCGGCAAGGTGGTGGTGTTCGCGGTGGACGAGGGCATCCTCCAGGTGGCCGGCTACCAGACGCCGGACCCGCTGGCGCACTTCTTCAAGAAGCGCGCGCTCGAGGTGCGCACCGGGCAGATTCTGGACCTGCTGCTGCCGGAGTTCTCCGTGTCCCGGGCGGTGTCCGCCATGGGCGGTGACGACGAGGGCGCGGCCGCCATCGGAAAGAATCTCAACCCCTTCAAGCGCAAGAGGGACAAGCCGGTGGCGTACTGGTCCGGCGTCGTGGACATCGACGAGACGGAGAGGGACCTCGTCTACAACGTGCCGGACTCCTTCAACGGCGAGCTGCGCGTGATGGCCGTCGCCGTGGGCACGGAGTCCGTGGGCTCCGCCAGCAAGCGGGCCATCATCCGCGGGCCGTTCGTGATTACGCCCAGCGTGCCCACCTTCGTCGCGCCCGGGGACGAGTTCAACGTGGGCGTGGCGGTGGCCAACAGCGTGGAGGGCTCCGGCAAGGGCGCGAAGGTGACATTGGAGCTGAAGACGTCCGAGCACCTGGAGGTGCTGGACGAGGCGAAGCGGCCGCTCGACATCGACGAGGGCCGCGAGGCGAGCACGACGTTCCGGGTGCGGGCGAAGTCGGTGCTCGGCTCGGGGACGCTGGCCTTCACCGCGTCCATGGGCAAGGAACGCGTGAAGCAGTCGGTGGACCTGAGCGTGCGACCCGCGGTGCCCTACCTCACCTCGGTGGCGGGCGGCCACCTCAAGGACGGCAAGGCGGACGTGGCGGTGTCCCGGAAGATGCACGGGGCCTACCGGACGCTGGAGGTCAGCGCGTCGCCGCTGCCCCTGGGCCTGGCGCGCGGCCTGTCCACGTATCTGGAGAAGTACCCCTACGGGTGCACCGAGCAGCTCGTCAGCCGCGCCTTCCCGGCGGTGGTGCTGAAGGGCCGGCGTGAGCTGATGGGGCAGGGGCCGCAGGTGGCCGAGGCCTCCTTCGCCGCCGCGCTGCAGACGCTGCGCTCGCGGCAGAACGAGGAGGGCGCCTTCGGCCTGTGGGCGGCCAACTCGTACGCGCCCACGCTGCCGAGCATCTACGCACTGCACTTCCTCACCGAGGCGAAGGAGCGCGGCTTCGCGGTGCCGCCCGAGGTGATGAATCGGGGCCTCACGTGGCTGACCGTGCTGGTGGGCCGTACGCCCTCCGACCTGACCCAGGCGCGCAACATCGCGTATGCGCAGTACGTGCTCACCCGCAACGGCAAGGTGTCCCGCCCGGTGGTGGTGTCGCTGCGCGAGTGGCTGGACACGAATGCCGCGGAGGCCTGGCCCACGGACCTGACGGCTGCGTACCTCGCGGCGACGCACAAGCTGCTCAAGCAGGACAAGGAGGCCGAGGCCGCGCTGAAGAAGGTGCGCGTGGGGACGCCGCAGGAGTCGGACTACGCCTCGCTCTATGACGGGCTCGTCTACGACTCACAGGTGCTCTACCTGTTGTCGCGCCACTTCCCGGAGCGGCTCAAGGCCGTCACCGGCGACATGCTGGTCGGCATGACGAACCCCATCACCGAGGAGCGCTTCAACACGCTGTCCTCCGCGTACGCCATCCTCGGCCTGGAGGCGTATGCCCAGGCGCTGGGCGCGCAGGGGATGCCGTCGCGCAGCGGAGCGGCCATCCTGGAGAAGGTGGCGGACTCGCTCCGTCCCCTCACGATGCCGGACGGCCTCTTCCCGCAGGTGGCCTTCTCCGAGCAGGCCACCGGCGTGCGCGTGCAGGGGCCCACGGATGCGCCGCTGTTCTTCCAGGTGACGCAGGCCGGCTACGACCTTGAAGTCCCCACGCAGCCCATCGTCCAGCGGCTGGAAGTGCAGCGCGAGCTTCAGGGGCTGGACGGCAAGGTGGTGACGGAGGT